A genomic region of Spodoptera frugiperda isolate SF20-4 chromosome 31, AGI-APGP_CSIRO_Sfru_2.0, whole genome shotgun sequence contains the following coding sequences:
- the LOC118276334 gene encoding BLOC-3 complex member HPS1 isoform X2, with the protein MKAALVFDSVNDLVFGKWDDVFIERMKTFSVQENQNDVTDNNTVSQLLAPIITSQRVMAAQFGNTYSSMQCKDKTTIVFDEWLDHVFVIISEDNVDDAHRELLDFKTFVQHICGQNVNLLHSTIYQDWLSVLLESRTKGDTIPGANGVIGESGATMAALNALKSASKDIKLPYQHSHLMLFVGDKLLALYSSRGSEDLSPPDLILLSIQCIAAQEYWKDVGNEDSDENDSQIVRLPWLSTENSAVVNLCAGPTGSPCAPHSIHLAEVAPRITFAVVVDMDLREVGVSAYMANQILSNLRRLLLQRNLELLPNTLDSLEASLKKTTDALRKNKANANLCARLTSRMLELRKSCTTTTPLTPETTATAMHTALEAVIEQLKPDIPSLKMEQPLKNLRTTLSPYVEFLCVKAKRYFSLGSGESDASCSLTLHKYVEEFPGLIHFIYVDRTAGRFLAPDMADCADMLAPETVRRAVCRSLCVVREGYCAGTWRRGALHACALLWWERRAQPVRPAAPPHPAAVRALPPPGDIQGSFYRQLTELAFPGDSRGITVKELICIHLGLLPASTAVQQARRLAHTVHELAGEMGAGAADLL; encoded by the exons GAGCGTATGAAGACCTTTAGTGTACAG GAGAATCAGAATGATGTAACGGACAACAATACAGTGTCTCAGCTCCTGGCCCCAATAATAACATCTCAGCGGGTGATGGCTGCACAGTTTGGCAACACATACTCATCCATGCAATGTAAAGACAAGACTACTATAGTATTTGATGAG TGGCTGGATCATGTATTTGTGATAATCAGTGAAGACAATGTTGATGATGCTCATAGAGAACTGTTGGATTTCAAAACATTTGTGCAACACATTTGTGGCCAAAATGTTAATCT ACTGCATTCCACAATATATCAAGATTGGCTCTCAGTTCTCTTAGAAAGTCGCACCAAAGGTGACACTATACCAGGAGCTAATGGTGTGATTGGAGAGAGTGGCGCCACCATGGCTGCACTAAATGCCCTCAAAAGTGCTTCAAAAGACATCAAGCTGCCATACCAACATAGTCATCTTATGTTGTTTGTAGGAGACAAGCTTCTGGCACTTTATTCCAG TCGCGGAAGCGAAGACTTGTCGCCGCctgatttaattttactaagTATTCAATGCATAGCAGCTCAAGAATACTGGAAGGATGTTGGCAATGAAGACTCTGATGAAAATGATTCCCAAATTGTCCGATTGCCTT GGTTGTCAACGGAAAATAGTGCCGTCGTAAATCTATGCGCGGGACCCACAGGCAGCCCTTGTGCGCCGCATTCTATACACCTCGCTGAAGTCGCACCCAGAATCACTTTCGCTGTCGTTGTTGATATGGATTTGAG GGAAGTTGGTGTTTCGGCTTATATGGCAAATCAAATACTCTCTAATTTAAGAAGACTGTTGTTGCAAAGGAATTTGGAACTGTTGCCCAACACTTTGGACTCATTAGAAGCAtctttaaaaaag ACAACAGACGCACTTCGCAAAAACAAAGCAAATGCTAATCTGTGTGCTCGTCTAACAAGTCGTATGCTGGAACTGCGCAAGTCTTGTACGACTACGACCCCATTAACTCCTGAGACAACAGCCACGGCAATGCATACCGCACTTGAAGCAGTGATCGAGCAACTGAAGCCAGACATACCAAGTTTAAAGATGGAACAACCATTGAAGAATTTAAGAACCACATTGTCCCCTTACGTTGAGTTCCTTTGTGTAAAAGCAAAGAGATACTTCAGCTTGGGAT CGGGCGAGTCAGACGCGAGTTGTTCCCTAACGCTGCACAAGTATGTGGAGGAGTTCCCCGGGCTTATCCACTTCATCTACGTGGACCGTACCGCTGGAAGATTCTTGGCTCCCGATATGGCTGATTGCGCTGACATGCTAGCACCAGAAACG GTCCGGCGCGCGGTGTGCCGCAGCCTGTGCGTGGTGCGCGAGGGGTACTGCGCGGGCACGTGGCGGCGCGGCGCGCTGCACGCGTGCGCGCTGCTGTGGTGGGAGCGGCGCGCGCAGCCCGTGCgccccgccgcgccgccgcaccCCGCCGCCGTGCGCGCGCTGCCCCCGCCCGGGGACATACAGGGCTCCTTCTACAG GCAACTAACAGAACTGGCGTTCCCAGGTGACTCTCGTGGCATTACAGTGAAGGAACTAATCTGTATCCACTTGGGCTTGTTACCGGCATCTACCGCAGTGCAGCAGGCACGACGCCTCGCACACACTGTGCACGAACTGGCTGGAGAGATGGGTGCAGGAGCGGCCGATCtgctataa
- the LOC118276334 gene encoding BLOC-3 complex member HPS1 isoform X1: MKAALVFDSVNDLVFGKWDDVFIERMKTFSVQENQNDVTDNNTVSQLLAPIITSQRVMAAQFGNTYSSMQCKDKTTIVFDEWLDHVFVIISEDNVDDAHRELLDFKTFVQHICGQNVNLLHSTIYQDWLSVLLESRTKGDTIPGANGVIGESGATMAALNALKSASKDIKLPYQHSHLMLFVGDKLLALYSSRGSEDLSPPDLILLSIQCIAAQEYWKDVGNEDSDENDSQIVRLPWLSTENSAVVNLCAGPTGSPCAPHSIHLAEVAPRITFAVVVDMDLREVGVSAYMANQILSNLRRLLLQRNLELLPNTLDSLEASLKKTTDALRKNKANANLCARLTSRMLELRKSCTTTTPLTPETTATAMHTALEAVIEQLKPDIPSLKMEQPLKNLRTTLSPYVEFLCVKAKRYFSLGSSTGESDASCSLTLHKYVEEFPGLIHFIYVDRTAGRFLAPDMADCADMLAPETVRRAVCRSLCVVREGYCAGTWRRGALHACALLWWERRAQPVRPAAPPHPAAVRALPPPGDIQGSFYRQLTELAFPGDSRGITVKELICIHLGLLPASTAVQQARRLAHTVHELAGEMGAGAADLL, encoded by the exons GAGCGTATGAAGACCTTTAGTGTACAG GAGAATCAGAATGATGTAACGGACAACAATACAGTGTCTCAGCTCCTGGCCCCAATAATAACATCTCAGCGGGTGATGGCTGCACAGTTTGGCAACACATACTCATCCATGCAATGTAAAGACAAGACTACTATAGTATTTGATGAG TGGCTGGATCATGTATTTGTGATAATCAGTGAAGACAATGTTGATGATGCTCATAGAGAACTGTTGGATTTCAAAACATTTGTGCAACACATTTGTGGCCAAAATGTTAATCT ACTGCATTCCACAATATATCAAGATTGGCTCTCAGTTCTCTTAGAAAGTCGCACCAAAGGTGACACTATACCAGGAGCTAATGGTGTGATTGGAGAGAGTGGCGCCACCATGGCTGCACTAAATGCCCTCAAAAGTGCTTCAAAAGACATCAAGCTGCCATACCAACATAGTCATCTTATGTTGTTTGTAGGAGACAAGCTTCTGGCACTTTATTCCAG TCGCGGAAGCGAAGACTTGTCGCCGCctgatttaattttactaagTATTCAATGCATAGCAGCTCAAGAATACTGGAAGGATGTTGGCAATGAAGACTCTGATGAAAATGATTCCCAAATTGTCCGATTGCCTT GGTTGTCAACGGAAAATAGTGCCGTCGTAAATCTATGCGCGGGACCCACAGGCAGCCCTTGTGCGCCGCATTCTATACACCTCGCTGAAGTCGCACCCAGAATCACTTTCGCTGTCGTTGTTGATATGGATTTGAG GGAAGTTGGTGTTTCGGCTTATATGGCAAATCAAATACTCTCTAATTTAAGAAGACTGTTGTTGCAAAGGAATTTGGAACTGTTGCCCAACACTTTGGACTCATTAGAAGCAtctttaaaaaag ACAACAGACGCACTTCGCAAAAACAAAGCAAATGCTAATCTGTGTGCTCGTCTAACAAGTCGTATGCTGGAACTGCGCAAGTCTTGTACGACTACGACCCCATTAACTCCTGAGACAACAGCCACGGCAATGCATACCGCACTTGAAGCAGTGATCGAGCAACTGAAGCCAGACATACCAAGTTTAAAGATGGAACAACCATTGAAGAATTTAAGAACCACATTGTCCCCTTACGTTGAGTTCCTTTGTGTAAAAGCAAAGAGATACTTCAGCTTGGGATC GAGCACGGGCGAGTCAGACGCGAGTTGTTCCCTAACGCTGCACAAGTATGTGGAGGAGTTCCCCGGGCTTATCCACTTCATCTACGTGGACCGTACCGCTGGAAGATTCTTGGCTCCCGATATGGCTGATTGCGCTGACATGCTAGCACCAGAAACG GTCCGGCGCGCGGTGTGCCGCAGCCTGTGCGTGGTGCGCGAGGGGTACTGCGCGGGCACGTGGCGGCGCGGCGCGCTGCACGCGTGCGCGCTGCTGTGGTGGGAGCGGCGCGCGCAGCCCGTGCgccccgccgcgccgccgcaccCCGCCGCCGTGCGCGCGCTGCCCCCGCCCGGGGACATACAGGGCTCCTTCTACAG GCAACTAACAGAACTGGCGTTCCCAGGTGACTCTCGTGGCATTACAGTGAAGGAACTAATCTGTATCCACTTGGGCTTGTTACCGGCATCTACCGCAGTGCAGCAGGCACGACGCCTCGCACACACTGTGCACGAACTGGCTGGAGAGATGGGTGCAGGAGCGGCCGATCtgctataa
- the LOC118276082 gene encoding BRISC complex subunit FAM175B, translating into MAYTEKVLLSGTALSFLFYECVNSGNSQEGFLIGDVTSEITNHISDTQSDNTRLDTQINIKTVLPLPSVSLFYLPTGRIKEDILSDLLASTASEIVGWYKYRKNANIKPTFRDKLISKGLQKYFEKHHGKKNFVSCNISNKASASGSTHTFMYRFGKINCFDMYEYIEDVTANLGEKYTGYRKAYKSPPHSIFSKIVKDSKVQVNNTSEAILTIQEAVDVKLIKEAKIAAKNECTIRELEAEIKQMATILSDKQSFELQSTYNKYMEEKAMNREAEMAKACLEALKIPLKVDILNAKNAPRNSNNMDLEETVQLIENVSGLSPSLLQASSSKQGLNYAAALKSKNEIASTSKEQNHSEDLIIFDVEDNHNTNVKKTVKVNEEINCGDSSPEY; encoded by the exons ATGGCGTATACCGAAAAGGTGTTATTGAGTGGAACCGCTCTGTCATTTCTATTTTATGAATGTGTTAACTCGGGCAATAGTCAG GAGGGATTCCTAATAGGCGACGTGACTTCAGAAATAACCAACCATATTTCTGACACCCAGAGTGATAACACCCGCCTAGACactcaaattaatataaaaacggTACTCCCGTTACCTTCAGTATCCCTGTTTTATTTACCAACAGGCAGAATAAAGGAAGACATCCTCTCTGATTTGTTAGCTAGCACTGCCAGTGAAATTGTGGGTTGGTACAAATATAGGAAAAATGCAAACATCAAACCTACTTTCAgagataaattaatatcaaaaggactacaaaaatactttgaaaAACATCATGGGAAGAAAAATTTTGTGTCATGTAATATATCAAACAAGGCATCAGCTTCCGGATCTACACACACTTTCATGTACAGATTTGGGAAAATCAATTGTTTTGATATGTATGAATACATTGAAGATGTAACAGCGAATTTAGGTGAAAAATACACAGGATACAGGAAAGCATACAAGTCGCCTCCACACAGTATTTTTAGTAAGATTGTAAAGGACAGTAAAGTACAGGTCAACAATACAAGTGAAGCAATATTAACTATTCAAGAAGCTGTGGATGTAAAACTGATCAAAGAAGCTAAAATTGCTGCAAAAAATGAATGTACCATTAGGGAGCTAGAAGCAGAAATTAAGCAGATGGCTACCATTTTATCAGATAAACAATCATTTGAATTACAATCGACATACAACAAGTACATGGAGGAAAAGGCCATGAACAGGGAGGCTGAAATGGCTAAAGCATGTTTAGAAGCATTAAAAATTCCTTTAAAAGTAGACATATTGAATGCAAAAAATGCTCCCAGAAACTCCAATAATATGGACTTGGAGGAAACAGTGCAGTTAATTGAGAATGTTAGTGGTTTAAGTCCTTCATTACTACAAGCCAGTTCATCTAAACAAGGACTTAATTATGCAGCTGCTTTAAAGAGCAAAAATGAAATAGCATCTACCAgt AAAGAACAAAATCACAGTgaagatttaattatttttgatgtgGAAGACAACCACAACACAAATGTGAAAAAGACAGTGAAAGTGAATGAAGAAATAAACTGTGGTGATAGTTCACCAGAATATTAA